The Xanthomonas fragariae genome has a segment encoding these proteins:
- a CDS encoding alpha/beta fold hydrolase has protein sequence MSNFVTRPDGANIFYKDWGKGQPVVFSHGWPLSADTWDVQMLFMGQHGFRVIAHDRRSHGRSSQTWDGNDMDTYADDLAAVIEKLDLKDAILVGHSTGGGEVAHYVGRHGSKRVAKVVLVGAVPPQMVKSPTNPGGLPLSVFDGIRDGVAKDRSQFYHDLTTAFFGANRDGNTVTQGMRHAFWLQGMLGGHKGQYDCIKQFSEVDYTADLKKIDVPALVVHGDDDQIVPIDASGKLSAKIIKNAELKIYAGAPHGLTVTHADQFNKDLLAFAKA, from the coding sequence ATGTCCAATTTCGTCACCCGCCCCGATGGCGCCAACATTTTTTACAAGGACTGGGGCAAGGGCCAGCCGGTCGTGTTCTCGCACGGTTGGCCGCTCAGCGCCGATACCTGGGACGTGCAGATGCTGTTTATGGGCCAACACGGCTTCCGCGTGATTGCGCATGACCGTCGCAGCCACGGTCGCTCGTCGCAGACCTGGGACGGCAACGATATGGACACCTATGCCGACGATCTGGCTGCGGTGATCGAGAAACTGGACCTTAAAGACGCGATCCTGGTCGGCCATTCCACCGGTGGAGGTGAAGTGGCGCATTACGTGGGCCGTCATGGCAGCAAGCGGGTGGCCAAGGTGGTGCTGGTCGGGGCGGTGCCGCCGCAGATGGTCAAGAGCCCGACCAATCCGGGCGGCCTGCCGCTGAGCGTGTTCGACGGCATTCGCGATGGCGTGGCCAAGGACCGTTCGCAGTTCTATCACGACCTGACCACAGCATTCTTCGGAGCCAATCGGGATGGCAACACTGTCACCCAGGGCATGCGCCATGCGTTCTGGCTGCAGGGCATGCTCGGCGGTCACAAGGGCCAGTACGACTGCATCAAGCAATTCTCCGAAGTCGACTACACCGCCGACTTGAAGAAGATCGATGTGCCGGCACTGGTGGTGCATGGCGATGACGACCAGATCGTGCCGATCGATGCATCGGGCAAGCTGTCGGCCAAGATCATCAAGAACGCCGAACTGAAGATTTATGCCGGTGCGCCGCATGGCCTGACCGTGACCCACGCCGATCAGTTCAACAAGGATCTGCTGGCGTTCGCCAAGGCCTGA
- the ispF gene encoding 2-C-methyl-D-erythritol 2,4-cyclodiphosphate synthase gives MSFDFRIGQGYDVHAFGPGDHVMLGGVRVAHSHGVLAHSDGDVVLHALCDALLGALALGDIGQHFPPSDERWKDADSTQFLQHCDFLLRERGWRVGNADITVVCERPKVGPHALAMRERIAALLAIELDAVSVKATTSEKLGFTGRSEGIAAQAAVLLGKIAA, from the coding sequence ATGTCTTTCGATTTTCGAATTGGCCAAGGCTACGACGTGCATGCGTTCGGTCCCGGCGACCATGTGATGCTGGGCGGTGTGCGCGTAGCCCATAGCCATGGTGTGCTCGCGCATAGCGATGGCGACGTGGTCCTGCATGCGCTGTGCGATGCGCTGCTGGGCGCGTTGGCGCTGGGCGATATCGGTCAGCACTTTCCGCCCTCCGACGAGCGTTGGAAGGATGCCGATAGCACGCAGTTTCTGCAGCACTGCGATTTCTTGCTACGCGAGCGTGGCTGGCGCGTCGGCAATGCCGACATCACCGTGGTCTGCGAGCGGCCCAAGGTCGGCCCGCATGCCTTGGCCATGCGCGAACGGATTGCTGCTCTGCTGGCGATCGAGCTCGACGCGGTCAGCGTCAAGGCCACCACGAGCGAAAAGTTGGGCTTTACCGGTCGCAGCGAAGGCATCGCCGCACAGGCGGCGGTGTTGCTGGGCAAGATCGCTGCGTAA
- a CDS encoding Smr/MutS family protein has product MSHPKDEDEDDGALFRAAIGAVKPMREVAPPANVKPRPKPRARMAERDDAEAHTEFARSLRDSAPLEAGDTASYRRDNLPTRLFQRLKRGQFSIQDELDLHGATAAQAEPLLRQFLLEAHAHEHGCVRIIHGKGLQSDNGAPVLKNLMDRLLRQRNDVLAFHSAPPTQGGTGALLVLLARR; this is encoded by the coding sequence ATGTCGCATCCTAAAGACGAAGACGAAGACGACGGCGCGCTGTTCCGCGCAGCGATCGGCGCTGTCAAGCCGATGCGTGAAGTCGCACCACCGGCCAATGTCAAACCGCGCCCCAAGCCCCGCGCGCGTATGGCTGAGCGCGACGATGCCGAGGCGCACACCGAATTCGCCCGTTCGCTACGCGACAGCGCGCCGCTGGAAGCGGGCGATACCGCCAGCTATCGGCGCGATAATCTCCCCACCCGATTGTTTCAGCGGCTCAAGCGCGGGCAGTTTTCGATCCAGGACGAGTTGGATCTGCATGGCGCCACTGCAGCGCAGGCCGAGCCCTTACTGCGGCAGTTCCTGCTCGAGGCGCACGCGCACGAACATGGCTGCGTGCGCATCATCCATGGCAAGGGCTTGCAGTCCGACAACGGCGCGCCGGTGCTGAAGAATCTGATGGACCGGCTGCTGCGCCAGCGCAACGATGTGCTGGCGTTTCATTCGGCGCCGCCGACACAGGGTGGGACCGGTGCGTTGTTGGTGTTGCTGGCACGGCGATAA
- the surE gene encoding 5'/3'-nucleotidase SurE, producing MRVLVSNDDGVDAPGIQILAEALRHAGHEVMVVAPDRDRSGASNSLTLDVPIRTRRIDAQTCAVAGTPTDCVHLALTGMLDDDPDIVVSGINNSANLGDDVIYSGTVSAAMEGRFLGLPAVAVSLVTHNHQAHHYDTAARAAVEIVARLKNDPLPADTILNVNVPDLAWSDVLGFEVTRLGNRHRSEPCVPQRDPRGRTVYWIGPAGPEQDAGAGTDFHAVRTGHISITPIHVDLTRYQALETVAGWVGGLTAALDASA from the coding sequence ATGCGCGTACTGGTTAGCAATGATGACGGTGTCGACGCCCCCGGCATCCAGATATTGGCCGAGGCGCTGCGCCATGCCGGTCATGAAGTGATGGTGGTCGCCCCAGACCGCGACCGCTCCGGCGCCAGCAATTCGCTGACGTTGGATGTGCCGATCCGCACCCGCCGCATCGACGCGCAGACCTGCGCGGTTGCCGGTACACCCACCGACTGCGTGCATCTGGCACTGACCGGCATGCTGGATGACGATCCGGACATCGTGGTCTCCGGCATCAATAACTCGGCTAATCTTGGCGACGACGTGATCTATTCGGGCACCGTATCTGCCGCGATGGAGGGGCGCTTCCTTGGGCTGCCGGCGGTGGCGGTCTCGTTGGTGACGCACAACCACCAAGCGCATCACTACGACACCGCCGCGCGCGCGGCAGTGGAGATCGTGGCGCGCTTGAAGAACGACCCGTTGCCTGCCGACACCATCCTCAACGTCAATGTGCCGGACCTGGCCTGGTCGGATGTGCTCGGTTTCGAAGTCACCCGGCTCGGCAATCGCCACCGTTCCGAGCCATGCGTGCCGCAACGCGATCCGCGCGGCCGCACCGTGTACTGGATCGGCCCGGCCGGACCAGAGCAGGACGCCGGCGCCGGCACCGACTTCCATGCCGTGCGTACCGGGCATATCTCGATCACCCCGATCCACGTCGATCTCACCCGCTACCAAGCGCTAGAGACCGTGGCTGGCTGGGTTGGCGGGTTGACCGCTGCATTGGACGCATCGGCATGA
- the truD gene encoding tRNA pseudouridine(13) synthase TruD produces the protein MTDTSFLPRAHGAAVLSAAMRSTPEDFQVDELPAFEASGEGEHLLLTVRKRGQNTAYIARKLAQWAGIAEMGVSYAGLKDRHAMTTQRFSVHLPKRIAPDIATLDDAEMQVVDRTWHNRKLQRGALHGNRFVLTLRQVQGEHAAIEQRLQAIAARGIPNWFGEQRFGRDGANVASALAMFGYVQNADGTFAAAPASKRRLRNDQRSMLLSAARSSLFNRVLSARVEQGSWDAALEGEVWMLDGSRSVFGPEPWSEALAERLARFDIHPSGPLWGAGEMRSTDQAAAVEQGALANPQSEALRQGLEAAGLKHERRALRLRPQCMDYCWLDAQSLQIEFSLPPGCYATAVLWELGEVSDTGRFNANMRSEE, from the coding sequence ATGACCGATACTTCCTTCCTGCCACGCGCGCATGGCGCTGCGGTACTCAGCGCGGCAATGCGCAGCACGCCGGAAGACTTTCAAGTCGACGAGCTGCCGGCATTCGAGGCGTCGGGCGAAGGCGAGCACTTACTGCTGACCGTGCGCAAGCGTGGCCAGAACACCGCGTATATCGCCAGGAAACTCGCTCAGTGGGCCGGCATTGCAGAGATGGGTGTGAGTTATGCGGGCTTGAAGGATCGCCATGCGATGACCACGCAGCGTTTTAGCGTGCATCTGCCCAAGCGCATTGCACCGGACATCGCTACGCTCGATGATGCCGAGATGCAGGTGGTCGACCGCACCTGGCACAACCGCAAGCTGCAACGCGGTGCGCTGCATGGAAATCGTTTCGTACTTACCTTGCGTCAAGTGCAGGGCGAACACGCTGCGATCGAACAACGGCTGCAAGCGATCGCCGCGCGTGGCATTCCCAACTGGTTCGGCGAACAACGTTTCGGCCGCGACGGCGCCAATGTGGCTTCCGCGCTGGCGATGTTCGGCTATGTGCAGAATGCCGATGGAACGTTTGCTGCGGCGCCGGCATCGAAGCGGCGGTTACGGAACGATCAACGGTCGATGTTGCTGTCGGCAGCGCGCTCGTCGTTATTCAATCGCGTGCTCAGCGCACGTGTGGAGCAGGGCAGTTGGGACGCTGCCCTAGAGGGTGAAGTGTGGATGCTGGATGGCTCACGTAGTGTGTTCGGCCCGGAGCCGTGGAGCGAGGCGCTGGCAGAGCGTCTGGCGCGCTTCGATATTCATCCCAGTGGCCCGTTGTGGGGTGCCGGCGAAATGCGTTCGACCGATCAGGCTGCAGCGGTGGAGCAGGGTGCTTTGGCCAATCCACAATCCGAGGCATTGCGGCAAGGCCTGGAAGCGGCTGGACTGAAGCACGAACGCCGCGCATTGCGCTTGCGTCCGCAATGCATGGACTACTGCTGGCTCGACGCGCAGAGCTTGCAAATCGAATTTTCGCTGCCGCCAGGCTGTTACGCCACCGCAGTTTTGTGGGAATTGGGCGAGGTCAGCGACACAGGTCGCTTCAACGCCAACATGCGCTCTGAAGAGTGA
- a CDS encoding peptidoglycan DD-metalloendopeptidase family protein, producing the protein MSKIQINSVGKTAVVLAVVIGLTACSSATLVRSPGASGGSSSSRPAVAPRPSVSRPGATVTVQRGDTLYAISRRTNITAPDLAAWNGLASPNTIYPGQTLKLYPPGASKPGASVPIAGTVVSSRPAAPIVAPVGSGFPWRWPAEGVVVGTFVTGETTKQGVDIAGASGQAVRAAADGVVVYSGAGLVGYGELIIIKHNDQWLSAYGHNRKRLLNEGQSVKAGQQIAEMGRSGAARDMLHFEIRYNGKPVDPLLYLPKK; encoded by the coding sequence ATGAGCAAGATCCAGATAAATTCGGTAGGCAAGACTGCAGTCGTGCTCGCGGTGGTAATTGGGCTGACCGCCTGCAGCAGCGCCACGTTAGTGCGTTCGCCTGGCGCAAGTGGAGGTTCGTCGTCTTCGCGTCCGGCAGTAGCGCCGCGACCGTCGGTGTCGCGCCCAGGTGCGACTGTCACCGTCCAGCGTGGCGACACCCTGTATGCGATATCGCGCCGAACCAATATCACCGCACCGGATCTGGCCGCCTGGAACGGCCTGGCGTCGCCGAACACGATCTATCCGGGCCAGACCCTCAAGCTCTATCCGCCTGGAGCCAGTAAGCCGGGCGCCAGCGTGCCGATCGCCGGCACGGTGGTTTCGTCGCGTCCGGCCGCACCGATCGTCGCACCGGTCGGTAGCGGATTTCCGTGGCGTTGGCCGGCCGAAGGCGTGGTGGTCGGGACCTTCGTGACCGGCGAGACCACCAAGCAGGGCGTAGACATTGCAGGTGCCAGCGGACAGGCGGTGCGTGCCGCCGCCGATGGTGTCGTCGTGTATTCGGGCGCTGGCTTGGTCGGCTATGGCGAGTTGATCATCATCAAGCACAACGACCAGTGGCTGTCTGCCTATGGGCACAACCGCAAACGCTTGCTCAACGAAGGTCAGAGCGTGAAGGCCGGCCAGCAGATTGCCGAAATGGGGCGCAGCGGCGCTGCCCGCGACATGCTCCACTTCGAAATTCGCTACAACGGCAAGCCGGTCGACCCGTTGCTGTATCTGCCGAAGAAATAA
- a CDS encoding Cache 3/Cache 2 fusion domain-containing protein, which translates to MLRHSLRMRLLLPVLALVLVVVMALTAILAITEANRVKFEASGLIERQSASLQTLFAVTRSMMLDRVNSSMRQLRKEASAQGMASVGNQVRVADRYANDLLLGQKAQANVFGMLDDITAIHEGTATLFSLTGDDFVGISTNVKKDDGSRAIGIVLDPNGQAAAKLRNGESFYGVVDILGNPYVSGYEPIFAGNDKRVIGAWYVSYKADTQPLANVVSSRRVLDSGFIAVFDNKNKLRFQSTTGATTDAATIERIVKESPDDWVVIKQEVPDWGFTLVSAYPKSDVNGVIVRQSLWIAGIGLLVCALLLGLQWALIWNRVLRPIQHLTTVAEELSLGKWNHTIAEVDLKDEIGTLARAISRLSNSVRLAMERLSKR; encoded by the coding sequence ATGCTTCGTCACTCTTTGCGGATGCGCCTGCTGCTGCCGGTGCTGGCCTTGGTGCTGGTCGTGGTGATGGCACTGACGGCCATTCTGGCCATTACCGAAGCGAACCGAGTCAAGTTCGAGGCCAGCGGCCTTATTGAGCGCCAGTCGGCGTCCTTGCAGACCTTGTTTGCGGTCACCCGCTCGATGATGCTCGACCGCGTCAATTCATCCATGCGCCAGCTGCGCAAGGAAGCTAGCGCACAGGGCATGGCAAGCGTCGGCAACCAGGTGCGCGTCGCCGACCGCTACGCCAACGACCTCTTGCTGGGCCAGAAAGCACAGGCCAACGTGTTCGGCATGCTCGACGACATCACTGCCATACATGAAGGCACCGCCACGCTGTTCTCGCTCACCGGCGACGATTTCGTGGGCATCTCCACCAACGTCAAGAAGGATGACGGCAGCCGCGCCATCGGCATCGTGCTTGATCCGAACGGCCAAGCCGCCGCCAAGCTGCGCAACGGCGAAAGCTTCTACGGCGTGGTCGACATCCTCGGCAACCCGTACGTTAGCGGCTACGAGCCTATCTTCGCCGGCAACGACAAGCGCGTCATCGGTGCTTGGTACGTCAGCTACAAGGCCGACACGCAGCCGCTGGCGAACGTGGTCAGCAGCCGTCGCGTGCTCGACTCCGGCTTCATCGCCGTGTTCGACAACAAGAACAAGCTGCGCTTCCAGTCGACCACCGGTGCCACAACCGACGCCGCCACTATCGAGCGGATCGTCAAGGAAAGTCCCGACGACTGGGTCGTGATCAAGCAGGAAGTGCCCGATTGGGGCTTCACCCTGGTCTCTGCGTATCCCAAGAGCGATGTCAATGGCGTGATCGTGCGCCAGTCGCTGTGGATCGCCGGCATCGGCTTGCTGGTCTGCGCCTTGCTGCTCGGCCTGCAGTGGGCGTTGATCTGGAACCGCGTGTTGCGCCCGATCCAGCACTTGACCACCGTGGCCGAAGAACTAAGCCTGGGCAAATGGAACCACACCATCGCCGAGGTCGATCTCAAAGATGAAATCGGTACTTTGGCACGCGCTATCTCTCGCCTGTCCAACAGCGTCCGGTTAGCCATGGAGCGCCTCAGCAAACGCTGA
- a CDS encoding protein-L-isoaspartate(D-aspartate) O-methyltransferase: protein MTPRLRLQPESVGIGMTSQRVRDRLVERLREAGIQNEATLNAMRTVPRHLFIEEALASRAYEDTALPIGHGQTISQPWVVARMTEAVLRVTPTKVLEVGTGSGYQGAILAALGLEVYTVERIGDLLRQARKRFRHLGMNVRSKHDDGRIGWPEYGPYDAIVVTAAAPALVDALVDQLAVGGRLVAPVGGASSQSLVQLTRGADGAIEQQVLAPVTFVPLLSGMLD from the coding sequence ATGACGCCGAGGCTGCGCCTGCAACCGGAATCGGTCGGGATCGGTATGACCTCGCAACGTGTGCGCGACCGTCTGGTCGAGCGCCTGCGTGAGGCCGGCATCCAGAACGAAGCCACGCTCAACGCGATGCGCACCGTGCCGCGTCATTTGTTCATCGAGGAAGCGCTGGCTTCGCGCGCATACGAAGACACTGCGCTGCCGATCGGTCACGGCCAGACCATCTCCCAACCTTGGGTGGTCGCACGCATGACCGAAGCGGTGCTGCGGGTCACACCGACAAAAGTGCTCGAAGTGGGCACCGGCTCCGGCTATCAGGGCGCGATTCTTGCCGCGCTGGGCCTGGAGGTGTACACCGTCGAGCGCATCGGCGATCTGCTGCGGCAGGCGCGCAAGCGCTTCCGGCATCTGGGCATGAATGTGCGCAGCAAGCATGATGATGGCCGCATCGGCTGGCCCGAGTACGGCCCTTACGACGCCATCGTGGTCACGGCTGCTGCGCCTGCGCTGGTCGATGCCTTGGTCGATCAATTGGCTGTCGGCGGGCGTCTAGTTGCTCCGGTCGGTGGTGCCTCCTCGCAGTCGCTGGTGCAACTTACGCGCGGTGCCGATGGTGCGATCGAACAACAGGTTCTGGCGCCGGTCACGTTCGTCCCGCTGTTGTCGGGCATGCTGGATTGA
- a CDS encoding YqaA family protein: protein MKIFGPLYDVAIRWSRHRRAPALLTGLSFVEGFIFPVPPEVMLAPMSLAEPKRSLWFATLSLMGSLCGALVGYLLGHFAFAALQPLIEWLGWSLKIHAQIETLRALVAESPWKAFWTLVLVGFTPIPLKIFTWASGVVGVPILPFIAGMLVGRGKRVYLVASAIRLGGARAEAALHRWIEPLGWVAMAVLAAGAGWLVWKTMNG from the coding sequence ATGAAGATATTCGGGCCGTTGTACGACGTGGCCATTCGTTGGTCCCGCCATCGCCGCGCACCAGCGCTGCTGACCGGCCTCAGCTTCGTGGAAGGCTTCATCTTTCCGGTGCCGCCGGAAGTGATGCTTGCGCCGATGTCGCTTGCCGAACCCAAGCGTTCGTTGTGGTTTGCCACCTTGAGCCTGATGGGCTCGCTGTGTGGCGCTCTGGTCGGCTACCTGCTGGGCCACTTTGCTTTCGCCGCGTTGCAGCCGCTGATCGAATGGCTGGGCTGGAGCTTGAAGATTCATGCGCAAATAGAGACGTTGCGCGCGCTGGTGGCCGAATCGCCGTGGAAGGCGTTCTGGACTCTGGTACTGGTGGGTTTTACCCCGATCCCGCTGAAAATCTTTACCTGGGCCTCCGGTGTGGTCGGTGTGCCGATCCTGCCGTTTATCGCCGGCATGCTGGTCGGGCGCGGCAAGCGCGTGTATCTGGTGGCAAGCGCGATCCGCCTGGGCGGCGCGCGTGCCGAAGCGGCATTGCATCGATGGATTGAGCCATTGGGCTGGGTTGCGATGGCCGTATTGGCGGCGGGTGCGGGTTGGTTGGTGTGGAAGACGATGAACGGATGA